A single genomic interval of Deinococcus betulae harbors:
- a CDS encoding single-stranded DNA-binding protein: MHNTNHVSLVGALVRPPSFQVTGTGTSLFECTLAGERQVHDERGQLRMKPWYLRTFALGRLAEVLNNRRYSPGTVLYAPGCLDYSSFDKAEDGRKGSTTRVKLDQLEVAEVPWAVDALENGFRLKGGVNQAELSGNLTRDAARRETASGLLVRATLGVTTARPGRDARPGYFDVKGWRGAAVPLDGLGKGSGLIVKGAVMSEQYPDPQDASRSRTAVYLEVERALLLASR, encoded by the coding sequence ATGCACAACACCAATCACGTATCCCTGGTCGGGGCACTGGTGCGTCCGCCCAGCTTCCAGGTCACTGGCACGGGCACCAGCCTGTTCGAATGCACGCTCGCCGGTGAGCGGCAGGTCCACGACGAACGGGGCCAGCTGCGCATGAAGCCCTGGTACCTGCGGACCTTCGCGCTGGGCCGCCTGGCCGAGGTGCTCAACAACCGCCGCTACTCACCGGGGACCGTGCTCTACGCCCCAGGCTGCCTGGATTACTCGTCGTTCGACAAGGCGGAGGACGGGCGCAAGGGCAGCACCACCCGGGTCAAGCTGGACCAGCTGGAGGTTGCCGAGGTGCCGTGGGCGGTCGACGCCCTGGAGAATGGCTTTCGGCTGAAGGGGGGTGTCAACCAGGCCGAGCTGAGCGGCAACCTGACCCGCGACGCGGCGCGGCGCGAGACCGCCAGTGGCCTACTGGTCCGGGCCACCCTCGGCGTGACGACGGCCCGCCCAGGTCGTGACGCCCGCCCGGGCTATTTCGACGTGAAGGGCTGGCGGGGCGCGGCCGTCCCCCTGGACGGGTTGGGCAAAGGGTCAGGCCTGATCGTCAAAGGTGCGGTCATGAGCGAGCAGTACCCCGATCCGCAGGACGCCAGCCGGTCACGGACGGCGGTGTACCTGGAGGTGGAACGCGCGCTTCTGCTGGCCAGCCGCTGA
- the ssb gene encoding single-stranded DNA-binding protein translates to MRGMNQLTVIGAITRTPDLRYTPSGTAVLDYTVSGERQELRQGELKTVPFYLPITSLGKAAEALAERLVAGLPVLVVGNLVQERWETAEGKRARVLGKALRVEELAGEFGRVEDAGGGVRLQGGSALVALGGNLTRDPELRYTPAGEAVMDLSLAVNEKWTDGHGQAQEKVHYFEVVLWREAAEAFVKQEPKKGQPVYVEGMPQSSTWTDRDGNKRKDTKITATSVILLKGGERTGGERASSRPAPAAQPPRQPVAAASGGAQRAPARSGGLDIDQGNDFPPNEEDLPF, encoded by the coding sequence ATGCGTGGAATGAACCAGTTGACCGTGATCGGCGCCATCACCCGGACCCCCGACCTCCGCTACACCCCCTCCGGCACCGCCGTCCTGGACTACACCGTGTCGGGCGAGCGCCAGGAACTGCGCCAGGGGGAGCTCAAGACCGTGCCCTTCTACCTGCCCATCACCAGTCTGGGCAAAGCCGCTGAAGCCCTGGCTGAGCGCCTGGTGGCCGGGCTGCCCGTCCTGGTGGTCGGGAACCTGGTGCAGGAGCGGTGGGAGACGGCCGAAGGGAAGCGCGCGCGGGTCCTGGGCAAGGCGCTGCGTGTGGAAGAACTGGCGGGCGAGTTCGGGCGGGTTGAGGATGCGGGGGGCGGCGTGCGCCTTCAGGGCGGCTCGGCCCTGGTGGCCCTGGGCGGCAACCTGACCCGCGATCCGGAGCTGCGCTACACCCCCGCAGGCGAGGCCGTCATGGACCTCAGCCTGGCGGTGAACGAGAAGTGGACGGACGGCCACGGCCAGGCGCAGGAGAAGGTGCACTACTTCGAGGTGGTGCTGTGGCGAGAGGCGGCGGAGGCCTTCGTCAAGCAGGAGCCGAAGAAGGGGCAGCCGGTGTACGTGGAGGGCATGCCGCAGTCGTCGACCTGGACCGACCGCGACGGGAACAAGCGCAAGGACACGAAGATCACGGCGACCTCGGTCATCCTGCTCAAGGGGGGTGAGCGGACCGGCGGTGAGCGGGCCTCCTCCCGCCCGGCCCCTGCGGCGCAGCCACCGCGTCAACCGGTGGCCGCCGCGAGTGGCGGTGCCCAGCGCGCCCCAGCACGGTCGGGCGGGCTCGACATTGACCAGGGGAATGACTTCCCACCTAACGAAGAAGACCTGCCGTTCTAA
- a CDS encoding hydrogenase expression/formation protein codes for MISIRISQGRRGGRAVIVTVRARGHAGFCEVTATAVHHLWWVVPGAVWAAAGHWRQTRHVFQER; via the coding sequence ATGATCAGCATCCGAATCAGTCAGGGGCGGCGCGGTGGACGCGCCGTCATCGTCACCGTCAGGGCCAGGGGTCACGCCGGCTTTTGCGAAGTCACGGCCACGGCGGTTCACCACCTCTGGTGGGTGGTGCCAGGGGCGGTCTGGGCTGCCGCTGGCCACTGGCGGCAAACCCGGCACGTCTTCCAGGAACGCTGA
- a CDS encoding UvrD-helicase domain-containing protein: MTAPLSLSPLAETLLARLPLPTRLQVQSAFARFTPEQLAVMNAVMTTGDNLVVESTAGSGKSTLLKTMAVVLPRRRPVGAFAFNGSISEEIREVMPEDVICSTLHAHGRSLLEAHRGRIDLVPHKRRNLAQAYLAGLGLGEPKVLRNLTRLLELTLIHLAAPDELPALISAHGLSFPDGFDAPAAIRTVQASALQAYRDKGQIDYTDMLYLPIKLKCGAGSLGVQLIDEAQDLTRLQHRLVKHLAGETGRVILVGDSEQAIYGFSGADVQGLERAEALFGARRLRLTFTWRCPKRHVALARQFSDHIQAPDSAAEGEVQRVTEDEVPGLTQPGDLIVCRSNGPLVQLALRLAETGQAVKMLGHDLDKELGRHLTDAFRVPFQVADIEERLTARGEHLMRAHARTGLGGAHLRRAVERDTDQLACCAALAVRAAQDAERAGRAATAAEVVALAKSLMNRADGAVRLCTVHKSKGLEARRVIILHPEALMGTGGDEREERAVCFVAHTRARDTLILAARG, translated from the coding sequence ATGACGGCACCCTTGTCCCTCTCGCCCCTGGCCGAGACGCTGCTGGCCCGTTTGCCCCTGCCCACCCGGCTGCAGGTGCAGTCGGCGTTCGCCCGGTTTACGCCCGAGCAGCTCGCCGTCATGAACGCCGTGATGACCACGGGCGACAACCTGGTGGTGGAGAGCACGGCGGGCAGTGGCAAGAGCACGCTGCTCAAGACCATGGCGGTGGTGCTGCCCCGGCGGCGGCCGGTCGGGGCCTTCGCCTTCAACGGCAGCATCTCGGAGGAGATCCGGGAGGTCATGCCCGAAGACGTGATCTGCTCCACGCTCCACGCCCACGGGCGCAGCCTGCTGGAAGCCCACCGGGGCCGCATTGACCTCGTGCCCCACAAGCGGCGCAACCTGGCGCAGGCGTACCTGGCCGGGCTGGGGCTGGGCGAACCGAAGGTGCTGCGCAACCTCACCCGGCTGCTGGAGTTGACCCTGATCCACCTGGCGGCGCCGGACGAACTGCCGGCCCTCATCAGCGCGCACGGCCTGAGTTTTCCAGACGGCTTCGACGCGCCGGCGGCCATTCGGACGGTGCAGGCGAGCGCCCTGCAGGCCTACCGGGACAAGGGCCAGATCGATTACACCGACATGCTGTACCTGCCGATCAAGTTGAAGTGTGGCGCCGGCAGCCTGGGGGTCCAGCTGATCGACGAGGCGCAGGACCTGACGCGCCTGCAGCACCGGCTGGTCAAGCACCTGGCCGGCGAGACGGGGCGGGTCATTCTGGTGGGCGATTCCGAGCAGGCCATCTACGGCTTTTCCGGCGCCGACGTCCAGGGGCTGGAGCGCGCCGAAGCCCTCTTCGGGGCCCGGCGGCTGCGCCTGACGTTCACGTGGCGCTGCCCCAAGCGGCACGTCGCCCTGGCCCGGCAGTTCTCCGACCACATCCAGGCCCCGGACAGCGCGGCCGAGGGTGAGGTGCAGCGGGTGACGGAAGACGAGGTGCCTGGCCTCACGCAGCCGGGCGACCTGATTGTGTGCCGGTCGAACGGCCCCCTGGTGCAGCTGGCGCTGCGGCTGGCCGAAACGGGGCAGGCCGTCAAGATGCTGGGGCATGACCTGGACAAGGAGCTGGGCCGGCACCTGACCGACGCCTTCCGGGTGCCCTTCCAGGTCGCGGACATTGAAGAGCGGCTGACGGCCCGCGGCGAGCACCTGATGCGCGCCCACGCCCGGACCGGTCTGGGCGGCGCCCACCTGCGCCGGGCGGTCGAGCGGGACACGGACCAGCTGGCCTGCTGCGCGGCCCTGGCGGTCCGGGCGGCGCAGGACGCCGAGCGGGCCGGGCGCGCCGCGACGGCCGCCGAAGTGGTGGCGCTGGCCAAGAGCCTGATGAACCGGGCCGACGGCGCCGTGCGGCTGTGCACGGTCCACAAGAGCAAAGGGCTCGAGGCCCGGCGCGTGATCATCCTCCACCCGGAAGCGCTGATGGGCACGGGCGGCGACGAGCGCGAGGAGCGGGCGGTCTGCTTCGTGGCGCACACCCGCGCCCGGGACACCCTCATCCTCGCGGCGCGCGGCTAA